The following coding sequences are from one Achromobacter sp. B7 window:
- the asd gene encoding archaetidylserine decarboxylase (Phosphatidylserine decarboxylase is synthesized as a single chain precursor. Generation of the pyruvoyl active site from a Ser is coupled to cleavage of a Gly-Ser bond between the larger (beta) and smaller (alpha chains). It is an integral membrane protein.), whose protein sequence is MTIKEQLFLASQYLAPHHLVSRFFGYASDCREPAVKNWMISRFVRKYGVDMREALQEDPLAYDCFNDFFTRALKDDARPLDDEPGSVLCPADGAISQLGAIEQGRIFQAKGHSYGLVDLLGGDVERAAPFQGGEFATVYLSPKDYHRVHMPVAGTLREMIHVPGRLFSVNPLTARNVPRLFARNERVVCIFDTEHGPMALVLVGAMIVASIETVWAGLVTPYKRRVKAVRYDAAARAPIHLEKGAEMGRFKLGSTAIVLFGPDQIRWADTPSVLGPVRMGELLALPKHR, encoded by the coding sequence ATGACGATCAAAGAACAACTATTTCTCGCCAGCCAGTATCTTGCGCCCCATCACCTGGTGTCGCGCTTCTTCGGATACGCCTCAGACTGCCGGGAACCCGCGGTCAAGAACTGGATGATTTCGCGCTTTGTCCGCAAGTATGGCGTCGACATGCGCGAAGCGCTGCAAGAAGACCCGTTGGCCTACGACTGCTTCAATGACTTCTTCACGCGCGCGCTGAAAGACGACGCTCGCCCGCTGGACGACGAACCCGGTTCCGTGCTCTGTCCGGCCGACGGCGCGATCAGCCAGTTGGGCGCCATCGAGCAAGGCCGCATTTTCCAGGCCAAAGGCCACAGCTACGGCCTGGTTGACCTGCTGGGCGGCGACGTTGAGCGAGCCGCGCCGTTTCAAGGTGGCGAATTTGCCACGGTCTACCTGTCGCCCAAGGACTATCACCGCGTGCACATGCCGGTGGCCGGCACGCTGCGCGAAATGATCCATGTGCCTGGCCGCTTGTTCTCGGTCAACCCACTGACGGCGCGCAACGTGCCGCGCCTGTTCGCGCGCAACGAACGCGTGGTCTGCATCTTTGATACCGAGCATGGTCCGATGGCGCTGGTGCTGGTGGGTGCGATGATCGTTGCGTCGATCGAAACCGTGTGGGCCGGCCTGGTCACGCCCTATAAGCGCCGAGTAAAAGCGGTGCGCTATGACGCCGCCGCGCGCGCGCCGATTCATCTGGAAAAAGGCGCGGAAATGGGCCGGTTCAAGCTGGGGTCCACCGCCATCGTATTGTTCGGCCCGGACCAGATCCGGTGGGCCGACACGCCGTCGGTGCTGGGCCCGGTGCGCATGGGCGAACTGCTGGCCCTGCCCAAGCATCGTTGA
- a CDS encoding ATP-binding cassette domain-containing protein: MIRFQQVSLMRGVKPLLDKVDLLLNPGDKIGLIGANGAGKSSLFGLLRGTLHADQGDLDYPSSWRMAYVAQETPALDRPAIEYAIDGDVTLRKLEAELAALEAEPESAENGLRMGDIYAALADADAYTVHSRAEQLLTGLGFTQEQMHLPLTSFSGGWRMRLNLAQALMCPSDLLLLDEPTNHLDLDAIIWLEDWLKRYAGTLIVISHDRDFLDGVVNVIVHIDERKLRRYSGNYSSFERQRAAQLELAQGMMEKQMRQRSHLQSFIDRFKAQASKARQAQSRIKALARMEEMAPLRAAAEFSFEFREPLRAPNPLLTMDKVSAGYRVECEDTQAVSDKIIVSGINFSLQAGQRIGLLGINGAGKSTFIKTIAGDLTTLAGDTQFNKGLSIGYFAQHQVEMLRHDESPLWHMTKLAPTVREQELRNFLGSFNFNGNMATSSIAPFSGGEKARLALALIVWQRPNLLLLDEPTNHLDLETREALTTALAQFEGTLMLVSHDRHLLRATTDEFIIVADGAVRPFDGDLDDYKDWLYKTKLAAKAA, translated from the coding sequence ATGATCCGCTTCCAACAAGTTTCACTCATGCGCGGCGTCAAGCCCTTGCTCGACAAGGTCGACCTGCTCTTGAACCCCGGCGACAAGATCGGCCTGATCGGCGCCAACGGCGCCGGCAAGTCCAGCCTGTTCGGCCTGTTGCGCGGCACGCTGCACGCGGACCAGGGCGACCTGGACTACCCGTCCAGCTGGCGCATGGCCTACGTGGCGCAGGAAACCCCCGCGCTGGACCGCCCCGCCATCGAATACGCGATTGACGGCGACGTCACCTTGCGCAAGCTGGAAGCCGAACTTGCCGCCTTGGAAGCCGAACCGGAAAGCGCCGAAAACGGCCTGCGCATGGGCGACATCTACGCCGCGCTGGCCGACGCAGATGCCTACACCGTGCACTCGCGCGCCGAACAACTGCTGACCGGACTGGGCTTCACGCAAGAACAGATGCACCTGCCGCTGACCAGTTTTTCCGGCGGCTGGCGCATGCGCCTGAACCTGGCGCAAGCGCTGATGTGCCCGTCCGACCTGCTGTTGCTGGACGAGCCCACCAACCACTTGGACCTGGACGCCATCATCTGGCTGGAAGACTGGCTCAAGCGCTATGCCGGCACGCTGATCGTCATCTCGCACGATCGCGACTTCCTGGACGGCGTGGTCAACGTCATCGTCCATATCGACGAACGCAAACTGCGCCGCTACTCGGGCAACTATTCGTCGTTTGAACGCCAGCGCGCCGCGCAACTGGAATTGGCGCAAGGCATGATGGAAAAGCAGATGCGCCAACGCTCGCACCTGCAATCCTTTATCGACCGCTTCAAGGCCCAGGCCAGCAAGGCACGCCAGGCGCAAAGCCGCATCAAGGCGCTGGCCCGCATGGAAGAGATGGCGCCCCTGCGTGCCGCCGCCGAATTCTCGTTTGAATTCCGCGAGCCGCTGCGCGCGCCCAACCCCTTGCTGACCATGGACAAGGTCAGCGCGGGCTACCGCGTGGAATGCGAAGACACGCAGGCCGTGTCCGACAAGATCATCGTGTCCGGCATCAACTTTTCGTTGCAAGCCGGGCAACGCATCGGCTTGCTGGGCATCAACGGCGCGGGCAAGTCCACGTTCATCAAGACCATCGCCGGCGACCTCACCACGTTGGCCGGCGACACGCAATTCAACAAGGGCCTGTCCATCGGCTACTTTGCCCAGCACCAGGTCGAAATGCTGCGCCACGACGAATCGCCGCTGTGGCACATGACGAAGCTGGCGCCCACGGTGCGCGAACAGGAACTGCGCAACTTCCTGGGCAGCTTCAACTTCAACGGCAACATGGCCACCAGCTCGATCGCGCCGTTCTCCGGCGGTGAAAAGGCGCGCCTGGCGTTGGCGCTGATCGTCTGGCAGCGCCCCAACCTCTTGCTGCTTGACGAGCCCACCAACCACCTGGATCTGGAAACGCGTGAAGCGCTGACTACCGCGCTGGCGCAATTCGAAGGCACCTTGATGCTCGTATCCCACGACCGCCACCTGCTGCGCGCCACCACCGATGAGTTCATCATCGTGGCCGACGGCGCCGTGCGTCCGTTCGATGGCGACCTGGACGACTACAAGGACTGGCTCTACAAAACCAAACTGGCCGCCAAAGCCGCCTGA
- a CDS encoding CoA ester lyase — MTSAIRPRRSVLYMPGANARALDKARSLDADALILDLEDAVAPDAKAQARVQVAAALTAGGYGRRECIVRINALDTPWGLYDVAAIARAGADAVLLPKVQSSAQLHALADALDAAGAPPDLPLWAMAETPLGFLRLDAIAAGHPRLAAIVVGTSDLVKDLHARHTPGREETLLARSMAVMAARAHGLAVLDGVHLDLHDDAGYAATCRQGRDQGFDGKTLIHPKQIAAANAAFAPTDDEVALAHKRLDAWRAAQAQGLGVAVVDGALVENLHAQEAERVLALAAAIAGA, encoded by the coding sequence ATGACTTCTGCCATCCGCCCCCGCCGCTCCGTCCTCTACATGCCCGGCGCCAACGCGCGTGCGCTGGACAAGGCCCGCAGCCTGGACGCCGACGCGTTGATTCTTGACCTGGAAGACGCCGTCGCGCCCGATGCCAAGGCCCAGGCGCGCGTGCAAGTGGCCGCGGCGCTGACGGCGGGCGGCTATGGCCGGCGCGAGTGCATCGTGCGCATCAACGCGCTGGACACGCCCTGGGGGCTGTACGATGTAGCAGCCATTGCGCGAGCGGGCGCTGACGCCGTGCTGCTGCCGAAGGTGCAATCCTCCGCGCAGCTGCACGCCCTGGCCGACGCGCTGGATGCCGCCGGCGCGCCGCCGGATCTGCCGCTGTGGGCCATGGCCGAGACGCCGCTGGGCTTTCTGCGCCTGGACGCCATTGCGGCCGGCCACCCCAGGCTGGCCGCCATCGTGGTCGGCACGTCGGACCTGGTCAAGGACCTGCACGCGCGCCACACCCCGGGCCGCGAAGAAACATTGCTGGCGCGGTCGATGGCCGTCATGGCCGCGCGGGCCCACGGCCTGGCGGTGCTGGACGGCGTGCATCTGGACTTACACGACGACGCCGGTTACGCCGCCACCTGCCGCCAGGGGCGCGACCAGGGGTTCGACGGCAAGACGCTGATTCATCCCAAGCAGATCGCGGCCGCCAACGCGGCGTTTGCACCGACCGACGATGAAGTGGCGCTTGCCCACAAGCGCCTGGACGCGTGGCGCGCCGCCCAGGCCCAAGGCTTGGGCGTGGCCGTGGTGGACGGGGCGCTGGTTGAAAACCTGCATGCGCAAGAGGCCGAGCGCGTCTTGGCTTTGGCTGCCGCCATCGCGGGCGCATAG
- a CDS encoding response regulator transcription factor, with translation MTIIVVDDHGDWRDTIVETIQDLGLDKAILTAGSLAELDQLLLTVTPGILVLDAMLPDGDAFTRIAHLRTCYPSMGIIMLTGRLLSEDKVSGLSLGADHYLTKPVNLAELGATLVSLSRRLRVVPATGMHDAESDAWRFDPSRRTLVSPERVCVDITDTECRLIGALIQAAPLPLSRGRLVEALGASVDAYDTHRLDAHMHRLRRKLRALAGGDMGIRTVYGVGYVCTTPVQVVGNSKP, from the coding sequence GTGACCATTATCGTTGTCGACGATCACGGTGACTGGCGCGACACCATCGTCGAGACCATCCAGGACCTGGGGCTGGACAAAGCCATCCTGACCGCGGGATCGCTGGCCGAACTGGACCAACTGCTGCTGACCGTCACGCCGGGCATCCTCGTGCTGGACGCCATGCTGCCCGACGGCGACGCCTTCACCCGCATTGCGCATCTGCGGACCTGCTATCCATCGATGGGCATCATCATGCTGACCGGCCGCCTGCTCAGCGAAGACAAGGTGTCCGGCCTGAGCCTGGGCGCCGACCATTATCTGACCAAGCCCGTCAACCTGGCCGAACTGGGCGCCACCCTGGTGTCGTTGTCGCGGCGGCTGCGCGTGGTGCCCGCAACAGGCATGCACGATGCCGAATCCGATGCGTGGCGTTTTGATCCCTCGCGCCGCACGCTGGTTTCGCCCGAGCGCGTCTGCGTGGACATCACCGACACCGAATGCCGCTTGATCGGCGCGCTGATCCAGGCCGCGCCACTGCCGCTATCACGCGGGCGGCTGGTCGAAGCGCTAGGCGCCAGCGTCGACGCCTACGACACCCACAGGCTGGACGCCCACATGCATCGCCTGCGCCGCAAACTGCGCGCGCTGGCGGGCGGCGACATGGGCATCCGCACCGTGTACGGCGTAGGCTATGTCTGCACCACGCCCGTGCAGGTCGTGGGCAATTCCAAACCCTGA
- a CDS encoding FAD-binding oxidoreductase has protein sequence MKTDVVVLGAGIVGVSTALHLLARGRSVVLLDRKGPGEETSYGNAGLIERASVIPYAFPRDWRSLWRYARNNTPDVSYHVRFLPRIAPWLLRYWWHSSPTRLARAAEAMLPLIERSVAEHDALKDDANLAPLFRRNGWIDAARTEAGLAQAIADAEALAPYALNYRVLDRQALTALEPSLSARAVGAVHWLDPVNVSDPGAVTRGYAALFQQRGGQLVRGDARTLQGSGAGRWQVQADDGRIQARDVVVAMGPWSLDILRPLGYRIPMAVKRGYHQHFALDAGATLSHPVADIDSGFVVTPMTRGVRLTTGAEFAHRDAPPSPIQIQRTRVLAGQLLPLGAAVEQEPWMGCRPCMPDMRPVIGPAPGHKGLWMAFGHAHHGFTLGPVTGKLLASLITGQTPDMDPAPYALRR, from the coding sequence ATGAAAACAGACGTTGTGGTTCTGGGCGCTGGCATTGTCGGCGTCAGTACGGCCCTGCATCTTTTGGCGCGCGGCCGTTCGGTGGTGCTGCTGGACCGAAAGGGGCCGGGCGAAGAAACCAGCTATGGCAACGCGGGCCTGATTGAACGGGCCAGCGTGATTCCGTACGCCTTTCCCAGGGATTGGCGCAGCCTGTGGCGCTATGCCCGCAACAACACGCCCGACGTCAGCTACCACGTGCGCTTTCTGCCGCGCATTGCGCCATGGCTGCTGCGTTATTGGTGGCATTCGTCGCCAACGCGGCTGGCGCGTGCGGCCGAGGCGATGCTGCCGCTGATCGAGCGCAGCGTGGCCGAGCACGACGCGCTGAAAGACGACGCGAATCTGGCGCCGCTGTTTCGCCGCAATGGCTGGATTGACGCCGCGCGCACCGAAGCCGGCCTGGCGCAGGCAATCGCCGACGCCGAGGCGCTGGCGCCGTATGCGCTGAACTACCGCGTGCTGGACCGGCAGGCCTTGACGGCGCTGGAGCCGTCCCTGTCGGCGCGGGCGGTGGGTGCCGTGCATTGGCTGGACCCCGTCAACGTGTCGGATCCCGGCGCCGTCACGCGCGGCTACGCGGCGCTGTTTCAACAACGGGGCGGGCAACTGGTACGCGGCGACGCCCGCACCCTTCAGGGCTCGGGCGCCGGGCGTTGGCAGGTGCAGGCCGATGACGGCCGGATCCAGGCGCGCGATGTAGTGGTGGCGATGGGCCCGTGGTCGCTGGATATTCTGCGGCCGTTGGGCTACCGCATTCCCATGGCGGTCAAGCGCGGCTATCACCAGCACTTTGCGCTGGACGCGGGCGCAACGTTGTCGCATCCGGTGGCGGACATCGACAGCGGTTTTGTGGTGACGCCGATGACGCGGGGCGTGCGACTGACCACGGGGGCCGAGTTTGCGCATCGGGATGCGCCGCCGTCGCCCATCCAGATCCAGCGTACGCGGGTATTGGCTGGGCAATTGCTGCCCCTGGGCGCGGCGGTGGAGCAGGAACCGTGGATGGGTTGCCGGCCTTGCATGCCGGACATGAGGCCGGTGATCGGCCCCGCGCCTGGGCATAAGGGGTTGTGGATGGCCTTCGGCCACGCGCATCATGGCTTCACGTTGGGCCCGGTGACCGGCAAGCTGCTTGCCAGCCTGATCACCGGCCAGACGCCAGACATGGACCCCGCGCCTTACGCATTGCGCCGCTAA
- a CDS encoding 3-deoxy-7-phosphoheptulonate synthase: MTRIDDPQHDREVGTADSTQDNTRTDDTRISAVRPLISPALLQDELPVSTAIQTLVEESRAQIANVLHGRDDRLLIVVGPCSIHDHGQAMDYARQLRAAVDQHKKDLLIVMRVYFEKPRTTVGWKGYINDPRLDGSFRINEGLRRARELLLDISGLGLPIATEFLDLLSPQYIADLIAWGAIGARTTESPSHRQLSSGLSCPLGFKNGTDGGVQIAADAMVAASAKHAFMGMTKMGMAAIFETRGNQDTHVILRGGKQGPNYDAASVDACCAALRAAGQREQVMIDCSHANSNKSHLRQIDVANDIAAQLAQGDARITGVMIESHLEEGRQDLKPGQPLRRGVSITDACLGWSQTEPVLETLAQAVRQRRLKVAGTA; this comes from the coding sequence TTGACCCGCATTGACGACCCCCAGCACGACCGCGAGGTCGGCACGGCCGACTCGACCCAGGACAACACGCGCACCGACGACACCCGCATCAGCGCCGTTCGTCCCCTGATTTCGCCCGCGCTCCTGCAGGACGAACTGCCCGTATCCACCGCTATCCAGACGCTGGTCGAGGAAAGCCGCGCGCAGATCGCCAACGTGCTGCACGGCCGCGACGACCGCCTGCTGATCGTCGTGGGCCCCTGCTCCATTCACGACCATGGCCAGGCCATGGACTACGCGCGCCAGTTGCGCGCCGCCGTCGATCAGCACAAGAAAGACCTGCTGATCGTCATGCGCGTGTACTTTGAAAAGCCGCGCACCACGGTGGGCTGGAAGGGTTACATCAACGATCCGCGCCTGGATGGCAGCTTCCGCATCAACGAGGGCCTGCGCCGCGCGCGCGAACTGTTGCTGGACATCAGCGGCCTGGGTTTGCCGATTGCCACCGAATTCCTGGACTTGCTCAGCCCGCAGTACATCGCTGACCTGATCGCCTGGGGCGCCATCGGCGCGCGCACCACCGAAAGCCCCAGCCACCGCCAGCTGAGCTCAGGCCTGAGCTGCCCGCTGGGGTTCAAGAATGGTACCGACGGCGGCGTGCAGATCGCAGCCGACGCCATGGTTGCCGCCAGTGCCAAGCACGCGTTCATGGGCATGACCAAGATGGGCATGGCCGCCATTTTCGAGACGCGCGGCAACCAGGACACGCATGTGATTTTGCGCGGCGGCAAGCAAGGCCCCAACTATGACGCAGCCAGCGTCGACGCCTGTTGCGCCGCCCTGCGCGCCGCCGGCCAGCGCGAACAGGTCATGATCGACTGCTCGCACGCCAACTCCAACAAGTCGCACCTGCGCCAGATCGACGTGGCCAACGACATCGCCGCGCAGCTGGCGCAAGGCGATGCGCGCATCACCGGCGTCATGATCGAAAGCCATCTGGAAGAAGGCCGCCAGGATCTGAAGCCCGGCCAACCGCTGCGCCGTGGTGTGTCGATCACCGACGCCTGCCTGGGCTGGAGCCAGACCGAACCGGTGCTGGAAACGCTGGCACAGGCGGTGCGCCAGCGCCGTTTGAAAGTGGCCGGTACGGCGTAA
- a CDS encoding EAL domain-containing protein yields MPKTDAGAARRILLVEDHPVERAYLQNMLLALGYRRVAGLGSSTEAVSALSRQYYDLVISDIVMSDGDGTHMPNELRRLVDVGRLKSMPPIIWISSLSEELLQSHVRLALQAGCPSAQALSKPVSRTAMHQAIKAGLAAEDVTTPQHPSIRREVVEAELGRALITGVGMSVVLQPQMSLSTGKVLAAEALSRWDHPELGAISAVDFVPAAHRLGMDRMLFLRVTDRVLEVQKTLHAEGIAVPIAINASASTLCSRDMPAVLEKRVAQAGLPARLIKIELTEDEPVNDWLALSSALNLLRVRGFELAMDDFGAGIASMRLFSAMPFTELKIDRDFIVHMHREAASRAVVAAAIEMGRVLGRRVVAEGVEQERDLQLLRELGCDVAQGYGLSIPLEQQAFIEFCRQH; encoded by the coding sequence ATGCCAAAAACCGACGCCGGAGCCGCTCGACGAATTCTTCTCGTTGAAGATCACCCCGTTGAACGCGCTTATCTGCAGAACATGCTGCTGGCGTTGGGATATCGGCGGGTTGCCGGATTGGGCAGCAGCACGGAAGCGGTCAGCGCGTTAAGCCGGCAGTACTACGACCTGGTCATCAGCGACATCGTGATGAGCGACGGCGACGGCACCCACATGCCCAACGAATTGCGGCGCCTGGTGGATGTGGGCCGGCTAAAAAGCATGCCTCCCATCATCTGGATCAGCAGCCTGAGCGAAGAGCTGTTGCAGTCACATGTACGGCTGGCGCTGCAAGCCGGCTGCCCGTCGGCGCAGGCGCTGTCCAAGCCGGTATCCCGCACGGCCATGCACCAGGCCATCAAGGCCGGGCTTGCCGCCGAGGACGTGACGACGCCCCAGCACCCATCCATCCGCCGCGAAGTGGTCGAGGCCGAACTTGGCCGGGCCTTGATCACGGGCGTGGGCATGAGCGTGGTGTTGCAACCGCAAATGAGCCTGTCCACCGGCAAGGTGCTGGCCGCCGAAGCGCTGTCGCGTTGGGATCATCCCGAGCTGGGCGCCATATCCGCCGTGGATTTTGTGCCGGCCGCGCATCGCCTGGGCATGGATCGCATGCTGTTTCTGCGCGTGACGGATCGCGTGCTGGAGGTGCAGAAAACGCTGCACGCCGAAGGCATCGCCGTGCCCATCGCCATTAACGCATCGGCGTCCACGCTGTGTTCTCGCGATATGCCGGCCGTGCTGGAAAAGCGCGTAGCGCAGGCGGGACTGCCGGCGCGCTTGATCAAGATCGAACTGACCGAGGACGAGCCCGTCAACGATTGGCTGGCGCTGTCTTCCGCGTTGAATCTGCTGCGCGTGCGCGGCTTTGAACTGGCCATGGACGACTTCGGCGCGGGCATCGCCTCGATGCGGCTGTTTTCCGCCATGCCTTTTACAGAACTCAAGATCGACCGGGACTTTATCGTCCACATGCACCGCGAAGCCGCATCGCGCGCGGTGGTGGCCGCGGCCATCGAAATGGGCCGGGTGCTGGGCCGGCGCGTGGTCGCCGAAGGGGTCGAGCAGGAACGCGACCTGCAACTGCTGCGCGAGCTGGGTTGCGACGTGGCCCAGGGCTATGGCCTGTCCATCCCCCTGGAGCAGCAAGCGTTCATCGAATTCTGCCGCCAGCACTGA